The following is a genomic window from Manihot esculenta cultivar AM560-2 chromosome 9, M.esculenta_v8, whole genome shotgun sequence.
TCTCTTTTCTTTGTCAATTAGCTTTCTATGCGGCTTTTGTGTTCAGGGTTTAGCTATTTTTACGTAAATCCCCCTCCCCGGGTCATTCTCTATATTCGCTTGCTTCTTTTTATAGTTGTTATTGGTATGTGATGTGAAGCTCTTATTTTCTCGTATCCCTTTCTTATATGCAGATGAATAGGGAGAAACTTATGAAGATGGCTGGTGCCGTTCGCACTGGTGGGAAGGGCAGCATGAGGAGGTAGGATGTGTATTCCAATTCCtatcaaatttatattataatgtcAAGTTGTTTgaacttaaaaagaaaaataattgctTTAAATTTCCAATGGAAGAAGTTTTTTCAGTGCCAATATTTAGCGAGTATGTTTGTTTCGTCTCAATTGTCCTTCATTGATTTTTTTACCATTTGGGtactatttaaattttgttatgaATGGTTTTCTCTGGCTACGATTCATTTCTGGTAGTACTTGGTCGCaaatattcttttaaatatttgttCCTTACCACAGAAAGAAGAAGGCTGTGCACAAGACCACCACTACAGATGATAAAAGGCTTCAGAGCACACTGAAGAGAATAGGAGTGAATGCTATTCCTGCAATTGAGGAGGTCAACATATTCAAAGATGACGTAGTTATCCAATTTGTAAACCCCAAAGGTGATGGCATCTTTTTCTTCTCATGGATtgatttatttacatcttttgcTCTTAGTAAACCActgctaaaattttatttcagttCAAGCATCCATTGCTGCCAATACATGGGTTGTTAGCGGCTCTCCACAGACAAAGAGTATGGCTCTATCACTCTCATCACTTTTAGACATTCCATGATTTTTATTTCCGTTATTTGGATTTTCTGATTTTGCCTTTTCAATACATTATTGTGGTTGTGGCCAAGATGAACAAGCAAAAGTTATCATATGAATGTTATCAAAGTTgatgtatgttttttttttttttttttttaaaaaaaaaaaaggatgttCTCTAAATATTAGTTGAGTTGTTTTAATGACATCAAAGTAGGATAGATAGGAAGTGTTGAgtggaagtcaaagaagaatacatgaaagatcataaaagtttgtaTAAAGGGGTTTGTGTGGATTCAAAAGCAATGGATAAGTGATAAAAGAATGGATAATGAATTTCAGACTTTACTGATTGTCCGTGGCATGATTAAGAATCAAAACAAGATGAACAAGATCATGTTTGACTGTCTATGGCTGTTTTCTAGTCGTATATCTCCACCATAATGATGTCACAAACATTATACCGGAAAAATTTAGTCAAATTTGAAGTTAATTGATCAACTAGTTCATAATCATGTCGGGCAATAGCAATAAAATATGGGACTCCTGTGAAATTGTTTGTCCAATAATAGAGAAGTTCAAAGACTCTGAACCTTACAATTTCGTATACTGTGCTCATGATTAATTAAAGTTGTCTTGGGCTTAAAGGAGTCATGGAGCCCAGTCACCTGAGAGGTAAGATGCACAATTAATGAAATAAGTCACCTTATCTTACATAATAGAACTGTTCATGTTAATAGCATAAACCAATTAgaatttatccttttttttttactaaagcAAACTACATGAAACTTGATTCTAACAAAAAATATAGCTCAATCAATGCGAGTTACATTAGTGGGCAGCAGACTTCTGTGAAAcaagtagaaaaataaaatggtgAGGGGATTGAGAGGCAGCAGAGGTATGAAGCAATGGGAGTAAGGATAGTAGTAGAGTAGATAAGAAAAGAAGGTGAAAAGGGGCCAACAGGTCAGCAGAGGTGGATGATGCGAAAGGGAGGGAGTGAAAGAGTATGATTGATTGAATTTAGCAAAttctataaaagaaaaagacaaaaaggaaatgaaaataaaaaacttgTTATGCACTTCTCTTTCTTTAATTAATTGTGTGCATATCTGATGGGTTCCTCAACAACTTCACAATTTAGTTACTTTTTTTTGGCTTGATGCTGAAATCAGTTGGAAAGCATGTACTCCTTGAATGGTGTCTTTCTTCCTTCCCATCCTTTCTTCCTTCTTGTGCAGTTATTCTCCTTCTCTCAGTTTGTTTCTTGAATCCCATTGAAGACTATCAAATCCGGTTATTCCTATTTTCCTTCTCGGATTTGCTATGATTTTCAAAAGATATTCAGGTTCCAACcttttcctttttatatttttacaaatatcTAGAAATTAGTGTACCTGAATCTCAAATTGCAGAAAGACAGTCAAAATGCTTTATATGAAATCTAGACATGATTCTAGTCACTCAGGTCTTCTGAATCCTGAAATTGCTGAAATGAAGAACAAAAATGGTGTATGACGTCCCTAATATGAAATTTAGGCTGCAATTCTAAATATTCAAGTCTTTAATCATTCTTCTTGCTCGGCCCCATGTGTACAATTGAGCTTACATTGATTGAGAGCTGACGAGTTTTCATTTACCTTTTTTCTTCAGAATTGCAAGATATTCTCCCTCAAGTTCTAAGTCATTTGGGTATGCAAATTCCAATTTTCAGTACACAGTAGTTTTGTTATATTTGGAATTTGTACTAAACTGTATTCtattaactcttttttttttaaaaaactgctGATTTATAGGTCCTGATAATTTGGACAACCTAAAGAAGTTGGCGGAGCAGATCCAGAAGCAGGCACCGAGTGCTGGTGATCCAGCAACTGCAGCAccagaagatgatgatgaggtCCCAGAGCTTGTAGCTGGGGAGACGTTTGAAGCTGCTGCAGAGCAGGGTAATGCTGCTTAGGAAAGATGGTCAGGGGTTTTGTGCTATTTTATGCACTTACTTTTTATTCTTCCGGTTTTCGAAGTTCTTGTGTTTGTAGTTGTAACTTGATCCTCCATCTTATCAATGTTCTGAtccaatttataattttttatctgaCAGTGTTAACAAAGTCACTAACTCATTTTTAGTAATTATGTGTttggttaaaatatttttcaagcaTGTCATGTTTGATAATAATTGATTTATAAATGCatgtattattaaaattactaaaaaaagatattaaataaagcatgggatgaagttttaaaattaaaagaaaatgttaGTAACTTGATTAGTCTTATAAGTTTCCTGCTTACGAATTAAACTGAAGCTGGTTGGGAAATGTTACAAACAAAAGGAtagtttatttttgtatttttataagGTAAACACTTTGGACGCAAGTCTGACTCTCACATCAAATCGGCCCATTATGTAGGAGGAGCGTAAAGATTTTTAATAGAAATGGATCATACCTTTTtaatagaagaaaataagatttgttttaactttttttaaattaatgaaaataaataattttaaaataagtatttttttataattaaatgtggcaaaaatttaatttggcTTTTAAACTCAGGCCATCATCCTCTCCCGTCATCATCAACAAGACAAAGAATGTGTTCAAAGTCCTTAAAAATGGATCGAATTATGGgtctatttttgaaattttatgagGATAAAATTTTCTGATTACATCGCAATGAAATAGGCTTCTTAgataaaacttgaaaatctcttGAGTtgaaatactaaaaaattttgACAATTTTTTTCATATCTCCTTCATTGATTTGCTGAACTTAAATACTAAAGAGAAGGGATAATCTCTTCCTACAAACAAAGAAACTGAAAATCATGAACTCAATATGGAGGAACTCCCTTCAACAATTAAGGAATTAGGAAAGACCACTACTTAAGTTGGGAATGTCTAGCCTCATACATGTCAACTACTTTAAGCTTCCCATAAGGCTTTTGAATACAATAGGATCTTTATTCTTACCTTCATCAAACTTTGACAACTTTATTCTACATTTCATGGGTGTGTTTACCGGATTACAATTAAACATCTTAAACTTCCTTACTAGCTCCCTTGCATATCTTTGCTGTGAAATAAAAATTCCATCATGTATTTACTTTACTTCTAAGCTCAAATAATATATCATAAGACCCATGTCTGTTATCTCAAACTCAAGTACATAGCCTtcttaaaatcttcaaacaaACGTGGTTATTACTAGTAAAGATGAGATCGTCAACAtaaatgcaaacaaataatatatCTCTATTGTTATATGTTTTGATACAAAGGGCATATTCATGAGAGCAACGAGCAAACTCATTATCTTGAAAATACTTACCAATGTGAGTATTCCATGCTCTTAGTACTTACTTTAATCCATGTAGTGCTTTCTTTAGCCTCAATGCTTTATCTTCGTGACCTTTAATTACAAAATCCAATGCTTATTTAACATAGACTTCCTCTTTAAAATAACTATTTAGAAAAACTAACTTTACTTGCAACTAACTTATCTTTCACTTTATTTGAGCAGTTAGTGAAATAATTAAATGTATTGTCTCTATTCGAGCAATTGGTGCAAATACTTCTTCATAATCTACTCCAAGCTTTTGTTTATAGCTTTTAGCAATGAGCCTTACTTTATATCTTTGCACATCTCCACTTGcattcttctttattttgaagatctATTTGACTTCAATAGCTTCATAACCGTTAGA
Proteins encoded in this region:
- the LOC110621887 gene encoding nascent polypeptide-associated complex subunit beta isoform X2, whose protein sequence is MNREKLMKMAGAVRTGGKGSMRRKKKAVHKTTTTDDKRLQSTLKRIGVNAIPAIEEVNIFKDDVVIQFVNPKVQASIAANTWVVSGSPQTKKLQDILPQVLSHLGPDNLDNLKKLAEQIQKQAPSAGDPATAAPEDDDEVPELVAGETFEAAAEQGNAA
- the LOC110621887 gene encoding nascent polypeptide-associated complex subunit beta isoform X1, which translates into the protein MNLLRADDFMPSILMNREKLMKMAGAVRTGGKGSMRRKKKAVHKTTTTDDKRLQSTLKRIGVNAIPAIEEVNIFKDDVVIQFVNPKVQASIAANTWVVSGSPQTKKLQDILPQVLSHLGPDNLDNLKKLAEQIQKQAPSAGDPATAAPEDDDEVPELVAGETFEAAAEQGNAA